One part of the Andrena cerasifolii isolate SP2316 chromosome 4, iyAndCera1_principal, whole genome shotgun sequence genome encodes these proteins:
- the LOC143368447 gene encoding putative GPI-anchor transamidase, whose product MYIKIFIISCVLCLNHAWKVPENFAETGHSNNWAVLVDTSRFWFNYRHVANVLSIYRSVKRLGIPDSQIILMIADDMACNPRNPRPATVFNNIKQHINVYGDDVEVDYRGYEVTVENFVRLLTGRLTPETPRSKKLLTDEGSNILIYLTGHGGNGFLKFQDSEEITSQELGDALEQMWQKRRYHEILFIVDTCQASSMYEKFYSPNILAVASSLVEEDSLSHHLDPAIGVYIIDRYTYYALDFLEKVEPSSTKTLGEFLKVCPKHYCLSTVGVRRDLFRRDPDKVPVTDFFGSLRPIELTTTIMNVLPVKVNSTRVVEPERKYSYVAQFPDVSQFV is encoded by the exons atgtatataaaaattttcattatttcgtgCGTTCTCTGCTTAAATCACGCATGGAAG GTACCGGAGAATTTCGCCGAAACTGGTCATTCGAACAATTGGGCGGTGTTAGTCGATACCTCGCGTTTCTGGTTCAATTATCGACACGTCGCGAATGTACTGTCCATTTACCGCAGCGTTAAACGCTTGGGAATCCCAGATTCGCAGATCATCCTGATGATAGCGGATGATATGGCGTGCAATCCCAGAAACCCTAGGCCAGCCACCGTGTTCAATAACATCAAGCAGCATATTAACGTCTACGGAGACGACGTAGAAGTGGATTACAGGGGTTACGAAGTTACCGTGGAGAATTTTGTTAGATTGTTAACTGGACGGTTAACACCAGAAACACCGAGGTCAAAGAAATTGCTAACAGACGAAGGATCTAACATTCTAATTTATCTCACCGGCCACGGCGGGAACGGGTTTCTAAAGTTCCAAGATTCCGAGGAAATTACTAGTCAGGAGCTTGGAGACGCGTTGGAACAAATGTGGCAGAAGCGGAGATACCATGAAATTCTGTTCATCGTTGATACTTGCCAAGCGAGTTCAATGTACGAGAAGTTTTATTCGCCAAATATTCTGGCGGTTGCTTCTAGTTTAGTGGAGGAAGATTCCCTTTCT CACCACCTGGATCCTGCCATCGGCGTCTACATTATAGATCGGTATACCTACTATGCATTGGACTTCCTAGAAAAAGTAGAACCATCTAGTACTAAAACATTGGGAGAGTTT CTGAAAGTCTGCCCCAAGCATTATTGCTTATCAACAGTAGGAGTAAGGAGGGACTTATTCAGAAGGGACCCTGATAAAGTACCAGTCACAGATTTCTTTGGATCGTTGAGGCCTATAGAATTAACCACGACTATAATGAACGTTTTGCCTGTGAAAGTAAACAGTACGAGAGTCGTCGAGCCGGAAAGAAAGTATTCGTACGTCGCGCAATTTCCCGATGTGTCGCAATTTGTGTAG
- the LOC143368006 gene encoding uncharacterized protein LOC143368006 has protein sequence MRLFMSCLVIALALCTSSFAYRIDDNYMEVHEIDPNTTSRSPTGQLPPQDPAVNSFLTAPLLPICTKEGYFRDPFNCRKFYYCQYPDAVPGAFYCQSPLIFNTVTNTCDHPEFVQC, from the coding sequence ATGCGCCTCTTCATGTCCTGTCTGGTCATTGCCCTCGCATTGTGCACCTCGTCATTTGCATACAGGATAGACGATAACTACATGGAGGTTCACGAGATTGACCCGAACACAACATCACGGTCACCTACAGGACAACTACCACCTCAGGACCCCGCGGTGAATTCCTTCCTGACGGCTCCTCTGCTGCCCATCTGCACGAAGGAAGGCTACTTCCGAGATCCTTTCaactgtcgtaaattttacTACTGTCAATACCCCGATGCTGTGCCAGGTGCTTTCTACTGTCAGTCTCCTCTAATATTTAACACCGTCACCAACACCTGCGATCATCCCGAGTTCGTCCAATGTTAA